One region of Cucurbita pepo subsp. pepo cultivar mu-cu-16 chromosome LG03, ASM280686v2, whole genome shotgun sequence genomic DNA includes:
- the LOC111789696 gene encoding 50S ribosomal protein L12, chloroplastic-like, which translates to MSSALSTASLRLPSCSSSSYPSNFSHSLRSTSIQFPFSFSSTNLSLRFVHCRPLSAAAVPEKVTEIGDVISKLTLEEARTLVDYLQEKLGVSAAAFAPAAAVVAPGAAAGGDDAAAVEEKTEFDVVIEEVPSNARISVIKAVRALTSLALKEAKELIEGLPKKFKEGISKEEAEDAKKQLEEAGAKIAIV; encoded by the coding sequence ATGTCTTCCGCTCTCTCCACCGCTTCACTCCGATtaccttcttgttcttcatccTCTTATCCATCAAATTTCTCCCATTCCCTCAGATCCACTTCAATCCAATttcccttctctttctcctccaCCAATCTCTCTCTTCGCTTTGTTCATTGCCGCCCACTCTCTGCCGCCGCTGTGCCGGAGAAAGTTACAGAAATCGGCGATGTCATCTCCAAGTTGACTCTCGAAGAGGCTCGTACTCTAGTTGATTACCTCCAAGAGAAACTTGGTGTTTCCGCCGCCGCTTTCGCGCCTGCCGCCGCCGTCGTTGCTCCTGGCGCGGCTGCCGGAGGTGACGATGCGGCTGCCGTTGAGGAGAAGACCGAGTTCGATGTTGTTATTGAGGAAGTGCCGAGTAATGCGAGGATTTCGGTGATTAAGGCTGTTAGGGCTTTGACGAGCTTGGCGTTGAAGGAAGCGAAGGAGCTGATTGAAGGTTTGCCGAAGAAGTTTAAAGAAGGAATATCGAAGGAAGAGGCGGAGGATGCGAAGAAGCAGCTTGAAGAGGCTGGCGCAAAGATTGCTATCGTTTGA
- the LOC111791337 gene encoding myb-related protein 305-like isoform X2 yields MDTQACNSVQDVEVRKGPWTMEEDLTLINYIANHGEGVWNSLAKSAGLKRTGKSCRLRWLNYLRPDVRRGNITPEEQLLIMELHAKWGNKWSKIAKHLPGRTDNEIKNYWRTRIQKHIKQAHGFPTLQNTTNIGLSHEIMNEQAASSSSCQVSYTMDPMETYSPPTYSQNMDAFSMPLPPTDNVNDNYWSMEDLWSMQLLNAE; encoded by the exons atggataCGCAGGCATGCAACTCAGTCCAAGATGTGGAGGTTCGAAAGGGGCCATGGACTATGGAAGAGGATTTGACTCTCATCAACTACATAGCCAATCATGGCGAAGGTGTTTGGAACTCTCTCGCTAAATCTGCCG GTCTGAAACGTACTGGAAAGAGCTGTCGACTTCGGTGGTTGAACTACCTCCGTCCTGACGTCCGACGAGGCAATATAACCCCTGAGGAACAACTTCTCATCATGGAATTGCATGCAAAATGGGGAAACaa GTGGTCGAAAATAGCAAAACATCTTCCCGGAAGGACCGATAACGAAATAAAGAATTACTGGAGGACGAGAATCCAAAAGCACATAAAGCAAGCCCATGGGTTCCCCACTCTACAAAACACCACAAATATTGGATTATCTCATGAGATAATGAATGAACAAGCTGCAAGTTCAAGTAGCTGCCAAGTTTCATACACAATGGATCCAATGGAAACCTATTCTCCTCCGACATACTCCCAAAACATGGATGCCTTCTCAATGCCTTTGCCGCCAACTGATAATGTCAACGACAATTATTGGAGCATGGAGGATCTCTGGTCTATGCAGCTTCTCAATGCTGAatag
- the LOC111791337 gene encoding myb-related protein 305-like isoform X1, which yields MDTQACNSVQDVEVRKGPWTMEEDLTLINYIANHGEGVWNSLAKSAGNNPTFFFSLSREILIFSYRNALLKQNVVLGLKRTGKSCRLRWLNYLRPDVRRGNITPEEQLLIMELHAKWGNKWSKIAKHLPGRTDNEIKNYWRTRIQKHIKQAHGFPTLQNTTNIGLSHEIMNEQAASSSSCQVSYTMDPMETYSPPTYSQNMDAFSMPLPPTDNVNDNYWSMEDLWSMQLLNAE from the exons atggataCGCAGGCATGCAACTCAGTCCAAGATGTGGAGGTTCGAAAGGGGCCATGGACTATGGAAGAGGATTTGACTCTCATCAACTACATAGCCAATCATGGCGAAGGTGTTTGGAACTCTCTCGCTAAATCTGCCGGTAATAatcctactttttttttttctctttctcgaGAAATCCTAATTTTCTCTTATCGAAATGCTTTATTGAAACAAAACGTTGTTTTAGGTCTGAAACGTACTGGAAAGAGCTGTCGACTTCGGTGGTTGAACTACCTCCGTCCTGACGTCCGACGAGGCAATATAACCCCTGAGGAACAACTTCTCATCATGGAATTGCATGCAAAATGGGGAAACaa GTGGTCGAAAATAGCAAAACATCTTCCCGGAAGGACCGATAACGAAATAAAGAATTACTGGAGGACGAGAATCCAAAAGCACATAAAGCAAGCCCATGGGTTCCCCACTCTACAAAACACCACAAATATTGGATTATCTCATGAGATAATGAATGAACAAGCTGCAAGTTCAAGTAGCTGCCAAGTTTCATACACAATGGATCCAATGGAAACCTATTCTCCTCCGACATACTCCCAAAACATGGATGCCTTCTCAATGCCTTTGCCGCCAACTGATAATGTCAACGACAATTATTGGAGCATGGAGGATCTCTGGTCTATGCAGCTTCTCAATGCTGAatag
- the LOC111790990 gene encoding ADP-ribosylation factor 1-like, protein MGLTFTKLFSSLFSKKEMRILMVGLDAAGKTTILYKLKLGEIVTTIPTIGFNVETVEYKNISFTVWDVGGQDKIRPLWRHYFQNTQGLIFVVDSNDRDRAVEARDELHRMLNEDELRDAVLLVFANKQDLPNAMNAAEITDKLGLHSLRQRHWYIQSTCATSGEGLYEGLDWLSNNIASKA, encoded by the exons ATGGGGCTGACCTTCACGAAGCTCTTCAGCAGCCTCTTTTCTAAGAAAGAGATGCGCATTTTGATGGTGGGTCTTGATGCTGCTGGTAAAACCACGATCTTATACAAGTTAAAGCTCGGAGAAATTGTTACCACCATCCCCACTATCG GATTTAATGTGGAGACTGTAGAGTACAAGAACATCAGCTTTACCGTTTGGGATGTTGGTGGTCAGGACAAG aTCCGTCCACTGTGGAGGCACTATTTCCAGAATACACAAGGccttatttttgttgtggatAGCAATGATAGGGACCGAGCTGTTGAGGCAAGAGATGAGTTGCACAGGATGTTGAATGAG GATGAGCTTAGAGATGCTGTTTTGCTTGTATTTGCTAACAAGCAAGATCTTCCTAATGCCATGAATGCTGCAGAAATAACAGACAAGCTTGGTCTTCACTCTCTTCGTCAACGCCACTG GTACATTCAGAGCACATGTGCGACATCGGGAGAGGGCCTGTACGAAGGTCTCGACTGGCTTTCCAACAACATTGCTAGCAAG GCTTGA
- the LOC111790992 gene encoding ADP-ribosylation factor 1-like: protein MGLAFSKLFGRLFSKKEMRILMVGLDAAGKTTILYKLKLGEIVTTIPTIGFNVETVEYKNISFTVWDVGGQDKIRPLWRHYFQNTQGLIFVVDSNDRDRAVEARDELHRMLNEDELRNAVLLVFANKQDLPNAMNAAEITDKLGLHSLRQRHWYIQSTCATSGEGLYEGLDWLSNNIVSKA, encoded by the exons ATGGGGTTGGCCTTTTCGAAGCTCTTTGGTAGGCTTTTTTCTAAGAAAGAGATGCGCATTTTGATGGTTGGTCTTGATGCTGCTGGTAAGACCACGATCTTGTACAAGCTGAAGCTAGGAGAAATTGTGACCACCATTCCCACCATCG GATTTAATGTGGAGACTGTAGAATACAAGAACATCAGCTTTACAGTTTGGGATGTTGGTGGTCAGGACAAG ATCCGTCCACTTTGGAGGCATTACTTCCAGAATACACAGGGccttatttttgttgtggatAGCAATGATAGGGACCGTGCCGTAGAGGCAAGAGATGAGTTGCACAGAATGTTGAATGAG GATGAGCTTAGAAATGCTGTTTTGCTTGTATTTGCTAACAAGCAAGATCTTCCTAATGCCATGAATGCTGCAGAAATAACTGACAAACTCGGTCTTCACTCCCTTCGCCAGCGCCACTG GTACATCCAGAGCACCTGCGCGACATCTGGAGAGGGCCTGTACGAAGGTTTGGACTGGCTTTCCAACAACATCGTCAGCAAG GCTTGA
- the LOC111790993 gene encoding polygalacturonase At1g48100-like, which translates to MEMGGKNLKCLATIAFICAFVWSFSLQNCQARGGKHWAHRKTGGYRHGHIHRHRGGSSSSGLMDSGHVGSEDVVGASLASKGDASKGGSGNFNVLDFGAKGDGRADDTKAFQAAWESACNAEKSTVEVPSGSEFLVGPISFSGPNCKPNIVFQLDGKIIAPTSPSAWGSGLLQWIEFTKLKGITVKGTGTIDGQGSVWWNDSPTYDPTDENLDKESSSGKLPSTKPTALRFYGSDGVTVSGITIQNSQQAHLKFDSCTSVQVSSLTISSPGDSPNTDGIHLQNSQNVIISNSNLACGDDCISIQTGSSAVYIHNVNCGPGHGISIGGLGRDQTKACVSNVTVRDVKLQNTMNGVRIKTWQGGSGLVQGILFSNIQVSDVKTPIMIDQYYCDGGSCHNGSSAVAISGVNYVNIRGTYTSTPVHLACSDSLPCTGVTLDTIQLEGSGRSNEPFCWKAYGELKTSTVPAIDCLQSGNPGKAQAHDSC; encoded by the exons ATGGAGATGGGTGGgaagaatttaaaatgtcTGGCAACTATTGCTTTCATTTGTGCTTTTGTTTGGTCTTTTAGTTTGCAAAATTGCCAAGCTAGAGGAGGCAAGCATTGGGCACATAGAAAAACTGGAGGCTACCGCCACGGGCACATTCATCGTCACCGTGGAGGCAGCAGCTCGTCGGGGTTGATGGACAGTGGCCATGTTGGGAGTGAGGATGTTGTGGGAGCCTCACTAGCAAGTAAAGGTGATGCTAGTAAAGGTGGTTCAGGCAATTTTAACGTGTTGGACTTTGGAGCTAAAGGTGATGGAAGGGCAGATGACACTAAG GCATTTCAGGCAGCTTGGGAATCAGCTTGCAATGCAGAGAAATCAACTGTAGAAGTTCCCTCGGGGTCCGAGTTCCTCGTTGGCCCCATTTCGTTCTCCGGTCCTAATTGCAAACCAAACATTGTGTTTCAG TTGGATGGCAAAATCATCGCTCCTACAAGCCCTAGTGCTTGGGGTTCAGGTCTCTTACAATGGATTGAATTCACTAAACTCAAAGGGATTACAGTGAAAGGTACAGGTACTATTGATGGACAAGGCTCGGTTTGGTGGAATGACTCGCCCACATATGATCCTACCGACgaaaatttg GACAAGGAAAGCAGTAGTGGAAAACTTCCAAGCACCAAACCAACT GCACTTAGGTTCTATGGAAGTGATGGAGTGACGGTCTCTGGAATAACCATCCAAAACAGCCAACAGGCTCACCTGAAATTTGATAGTTGCACATCAGTTCAGGTTTCTTCATTAACCATTTCATCGCCAGGTGACAGCCCAAACACAGATGGAATTCACCTGCAGAATTCTCAGAATGTGATCATTTCAAACAGCAATCTAGCTTGTG GAGATGATTGTATATCCATACAAACGGGAAGCTCAGCTGTATACATACACAATGTCAACTGTGGACCAGGCCATGGAATTAGCATCGGAGGACTAGGACGCGATCAAACAAAAGCATGTGTTTCCAATGTCACAGTCCGCGACGTCAAACTGCAGAATACAATGAATGGGGTCAGAATAAAAACATGGCAG GGGGGTTCGGGTTTAGTACAGGGCATACTGTTCTCAAACATTCAAGTTTCAGACGTTAAAACTCCAATAATGATAGACCAATACTACTGCGATGGGGGTAGCTGCCATAACGGATCTTCTGCAGTAGCAATTTCAGGGGTAAACTACGTAAACATAAGAGGAACATACACTTCAACGCCAGTCCATTTAGCCTGCAGTGACAGCCTTCCATGCACAGGTGTGACATTAGACACCATTCAGCTTGAGGGGAGTGGCCGCTCCAACGAACCATTCTGTTGGAAGGCATATGGTGAACTGAAAACCTCCACTGTCCCTGCCATTGACTGCTTGCAGTCTGGCAATCCAGGGAAAGCTCAGGCTCACGATTCTTGCTAA